In a single window of the Natronorubrum halophilum genome:
- a CDS encoding HAD family hydrolase, with the protein MRVVLDYGGVLVDHIDEREHAHLLGVSPSQEPYPGWLAYYLFRTGLLNSEEQYVELLSTLTGATEENCVEYIDRTWLNPYFPEENKEILAELASQHSLVLFSNMAKPWIEKVLQRHNVRDVFDSLFVSSELERPKPHPRGYHRCMEGIDGEIVMVSDEFNEDLLMAQCFGMTTIWLKNDKEEPYQEPDYTIDALESLYSILEKIQRNC; encoded by the coding sequence ATGAGAGTTGTTCTCGACTACGGTGGAGTTCTGGTTGATCATATCGACGAGCGAGAGCACGCCCACCTACTCGGAGTGTCTCCGAGTCAGGAACCGTACCCGGGTTGGTTGGCCTATTACCTCTTTCGAACAGGGCTTCTGAACAGTGAAGAGCAGTACGTCGAACTATTATCGACACTAACTGGAGCGACAGAAGAGAACTGCGTCGAGTATATTGACCGTACCTGGCTCAACCCTTACTTCCCAGAAGAGAACAAAGAGATTCTTGCTGAGTTAGCGTCCCAACACTCCCTCGTGTTGTTTAGCAATATGGCGAAGCCATGGATTGAAAAGGTACTTCAACGGCATAATGTTCGGGACGTATTCGATTCTTTGTTCGTTTCGAGTGAGCTGGAACGGCCGAAGCCCCATCCGAGAGGGTACCATCGTTGCATGGAAGGCATAGACGGTGAGATCGTTATGGTCAGCGACGAATTCAATGAAGATCTCCTGATGGCTCAGTGCTTCGGGATGACGACGATATGGCTCAAAAACGACAAGGAAGAACCATATCAGGAACCGGATTACACCATCGACGCCCTCGAGTCTCTCTATTCTATCCTTGAGAAGATACAGCGGAACTGTTGA